The Pseudomonadota bacterium region CGAACAACACTATTCACACAATGAATCGTTTAAATGTGATGGTAGGCAATATTGCAGTGAAATGACTTCTCGTGCGGAGGCTGAGTTCTTTATTCGGAACTGTCCTGATACAAAAATGGATGGCGATAACGATGGTATCCCTTGTGAAAATGATTCTCGATTTTAAAGGCTTATTATAAGAGCCAGTTTCAAAACGTTTCAGTTTGGTCAAGCTCAAGGCGGGCGAAAACTTCAACCGCAGGAATACATTGAGTATTTCGAGGATAGCGCTAATGCTTCACTTCGTGCGAAATTTGAGCCCAACGCAGAGATCGGCCCAAATGGGGCGTTTTGAAACTGGCTCATAAGATATAACAAGCAGTCGAATTCGTTATGGTTCTCCTGACATTTACCAGGCGCACTGACAAGCTCACTAAAACTTGCGTTACTCTCTTTCTATCAGTAATAAACATTTTTCAAAGAATCCGGCAGTATTTCTTTGCAGGTGAAGGCAAGGTGCAAATTATATCCAAGCCAAAGTTCAAGGTTGTTCATAAATCTAAAAAGGGAAGTAGATAAAATGGATGTTAATCAAGCAAAAGAAATTATAGGAAAACAATTTGGCTTTATAGCTGAAGATGCAAACGAAGTAATTTTATATTTAAATTTACCCCAAAATGCAAAAATATTGGATGTCGGAACCGGGAAGGGTTATTTTGCAATATTACTTGCATTAAATGGTTATAACGTATTGACGGGAGAACCCGAATCCGATGATTCAATCTATTCAAAGCAAGACTGGCTTAGTGATGCCAAGAAAATCGGTGTTGATCATTTCATAACATTTAAAGCTTTTGATGCTCAGGATATGTTATTTGATGATAGTACTTTTGATGCAATTTTCTTTTTTGGTGTATTACACCATATCCATGAAAAAGATAGAATACAAGTATTACAAGAATCTATCCGTATATCTAAACCGAATGCGGTTATTTGTTTTTTGGAACCTAACCAAAATGGAATGAAAATGATAAAGGAATTTGATTCTTCACATCCTGAAGCTGCTGATCCGGGCGAATATGCTAAAAGGCTTAATTTGTCGCTAGAAAAAAAGAAAGGGAAATTTTTTG contains the following coding sequences:
- a CDS encoding excalibur calcium-binding domain-containing protein; amino-acid sequence: MKKLLFLAIAIAIGWSIYGKYIEPKYADMAAEYEPTETESEQHYSHNESFKCDGRQYCSEMTSRAEAEFFIRNCPDTKMDGDNDGIPCENDSRF
- a CDS encoding class I SAM-dependent methyltransferase, which codes for MDVNQAKEIIGKQFGFIAEDANEVILYLNLPQNAKILDVGTGKGYFAILLALNGYNVLTGEPESDDSIYSKQDWLSDAKKIGVDHFITFKAFDAQDMLFDDSTFDAIFFFGVLHHIHEKDRIQVLQESIRISKPNAVICFLEPNQNGMKMIKEFDSSHPEAADPGEYAKRLNLSLEKKKGKFFDSFIFQKEQS